The DNA region AAGGCGGCGGGGGCGGTGGCCGCACTCTCCGGCCTCGTGTTCGCCGCGCTCCCCGCCCAGGCCGCCCATGCGGCCACCGCCCCCGTCAACACCGGCTTCGAGTCGGGCGCGTCCGGCTGGTCGACGTACTCCGCCGGCGGGCAGAACGCCGCCTCCTTCACCGAGACGGGCGGCCACGGCGGCAGCACCCGGCTCAGCCACTGGTCGGCCTCGGCGTACAAGGTCGAGACCTACCAGTACCTGAGCGGCCTCACCGACGGCACGTACACGCTCAGCGCCTGGGTCCGCTCCGGCGGAGGCCAGAACTCCGCCTACATCGCCCTGCGCAACTGCGGGTCCGCCGAGCAGCGCACCGACCTGCCGCCGACCGCGAACGGCGCCTGGGTCCGGCTCGTGACGTCCGTCAAGGTGAGCGGCGGCTCCTGCACCATCAGCCTCAACTCCGACGCACACGCTGGGGAGTGGGCGAACTTCGACGACATCACCTTCACGCCCGGAAGCACCGGGCTGAGCGTCAGGGGTGGTGACCTCTCCACGCTCGCGAAGAACGAGGCGTACGGCGCGAAGTACCGCAACGCGAGCGGAACGGCCGGGGACGCCTTGAGTATCCTCAAGAGCTCCGGGATGAACTACGTACGCCTCAAGGTGTGGGTGAACCCGGCCGACGGCTACAACGACAAGGCCCACGTCCTCGCCATGGCCAAGCGCGCCAAGGCCCTCGGCATGAAGACCCTCGTCGACTTCCACTACTCCGACGCCTGGGCCGACCCGGGCAAGCAGAACAAGCCGGCCGCCTGGGCCGGCCACAACTACGGCCAACTGCGCACCGACGTCTACAACCACACCTACGACGTGCTGAACGCCCTGAAGGCGCAGGGGACCACGGCCGACATGGTGCAGATCGGCAACGAGACCAACGCCGGGATGCTGTGGCCCGAAGGCTCCACCGACAACTGGTCTCAGCTGGCCGGCCTCCTGACCTCGGGAGCGAACGCCGCCAAGGCGGTCTCCTCCGGTACGAAGGTCGCGCTGCACCTCGCCAAGGGCGGCGACAACGCGGGCACCCGCTGGTGGTTCGACAACGCCGTGGCGTACAAGGTGCCGTTCGACGTCATCGCCCTCTCCTACTACGGCTACTGGCACGGCTCGCTGTCCGAGCTCCAGACCAACCTCGACGACGCCGCCTCCCGCTACGGGAAGCCGGTGCTGGTCGCCGAGACCGCCTACGCCCACACGCTCGCCGACGCCGACGGCCTGGAGAACAACGTGGCCACCGCCGACCAGCTGGTCACCGGCTACCCGGCGACCCCGGCCGGCCAGGCGGCGAACCTCCGGGACGTCATGAACGTCGTCGAAGCCGTCCCGAACGGCCGGGGGCTCGGTGCCGTGTACTGGGAGCCCGCCTGGACCGCCGTGAAGGGCAGCGGCTGGGACCCCGCCGACCCGTCCTCGGGCAACGCGTGGGAGAACCAGGCGGTGTTCGACTACAACGGCAGGCTGCTCCCGGCGGCAGCCTGGTTCTCGCACAGGTAGGCCGCCCCGCCGGTCCGGACCACCCGCGGGCGGTCCGGACCGGCGACAGCCTCGCACGCCCGCTGCCCTTCCTCGCGGCTCACGCGGCGGCTCGAACCATGGCTCGTGCCAGGTCGGTGCTTGCCGAAAGTGTGTCGAGCGGGAGCGGCTGCGTGGCGAGGACGCCCTCGTGCAGGACGAGCAGCCGGGTGGCGAGGGCGGCAGGGCCCGAACAGCCCGCCGCGGTGGCGAGTTCCTCGAACAGGTGCAGCAGCCAGAGCTTCTGGTCCGCGGCGATGCGGTGCGCGGGATGCGAGGGGTCCGGGAGTTCGGCCAGGGCGTTGATGAACGCGCATCCGCGGGTGCTGGTTCCGCTCCAGGTCCGCAGTGCGTCGAAGGGGGCGGTGACGGCCTCGACGGGGCTGTCGCAGGCGTCGACGGCAGCGCGGACGAGTGACCGCCAGCGCTGGTCACGTCCCGCGAGGTAGACCGCCACGAGGTGGTCCTTCGAACCGAACTGGTTGTACAGGGTCCGCTTGGTCACCCCTGAGTGCTCAGCGATCAGATCCACGCCGACCGCTGTGATTCCGCGGTCGTAGAACAGCTCCTCGGCAGCCGCCACGATGCGCCGGCCGGCCGGCGTCAGGGGCCGTGCTTCCTGCATGGGCCGCCTCTTCACTGATCGGTGTACCGTGGAAGGTGTTCACCGATCAGTGTACCCGCGAGGAGGTTGAGCGATGGGCATGCCCGAGACCATGCGCGCAGTGCGGATCGCAGCGCACGGAGGGCCGGAGGTCCTCGAACCGGCGGAGGTGGCCGTGCCTGCCCCGCAGACGGGTGAGGTGCTGGTCCAGGTCGGCGCGGTGGCACTGAACAACACCGACCTGTGGACCCGCGAGGGTGCCTACGGCCGCCCCGGAGACCCGAAGGCGCTGTCGGGCTGGCGAGGCCCGATCGACTTCCCGCGGATCCAGGGTGCCGATGTGGCCGGCCGGGTCGTGGCGGTCGGGGCCGACGTGGACGAGGGCCTCGTCGGTCGCCGGGTGGTCGTCGACCCGGCGATCTACGACACCGAAGGGCCGGACGCGAACCCGGTGGGCCTGATGGGGAGCGAACGCGACGGCGGCTACGCCGAGTACGTGACCGCGCCGGTGGCGCAGGTGCATGACGTGACGGAGTCCCCGCTCACGGACGATCAGCTCGCGACGCTGCCGACCGCCTACGGCACGGCGCTGGGCATGATCGAACGGGGCCGGCTGACGAAGGGGGAGACCGTCCTGGTCTCGGGAGCGTCCGGCGGTGTCGGCATCGCGTTGATCCAGATCGCCCGTGCACGCGGCGCGAGGGTGCTCGCCATCAGCAGCGGATCCAAGATCGATGCGGTGCGCGAGGCGGGCGCACACGAAGTCCTCGACCGCGCACGAGACGTCGCCGAGCAGATTCGCGCCGTCGCCCCGGAGGGCTTCGACGTCGCCCTCGACGTCGTCGCCGGGGACCTGGTGGGTGAAGGGCTGCCGCTGCTGCGCGAAGGCGGCCGGTGGGTCGTCGCCGGCGCGCTCGGCGGGTACGACGTGAGCTTCGACGTGCGCCGTCTCTACCTGCACAACGCCCAGGTGATCGGCTCCGCGATGCACACGCCCACGCACTTCGGCCTCCTCATGGACCTGGCTCGTCGCGCCGAGATCCAGCCCGTCGTCGCCGCGAGGTTCCCTCTGGACCAGGCTGGCCGGGCGCAGGAGGAACTCGCCCGCAGGGGGCACGTGGGAAAGATCGTCATGCACCCCTAGGAACGGCGGAGAGGCCGGGGCGGCCGGGGCACCCACGGTGGACGAGCCGGCGAGCGGGGACATGCGCGTGGAGAACGCCGGAAGGGCGGGACGCGTGATGCGTCCCGCCCTTCCCGGCCGTCGTACGCGCCTACTTCACCGGGGTGAAGTCGCGGGCTCCGATGAACTCGGGCCGGCGGATCGGAGCCGCGAAGGGCTCCTGGGCGGTGTTGTCCACGCTGTTGAAGACGATGAAGACGTTGCTGCGGGCGTAGGGGGTGATGTTGTCGCCCGAGCCGTGCATCGCGTTGCAGTCGAACCAGGTGGCCGAGCCGGCCTTGCCGGTGAAGAGCCTGATGCCGTGGCGGTCGGCCATCTTCGTCAGCACCTCGTCGGACG from Streptomyces sp. B1I3 includes:
- a CDS encoding TetR/AcrR family transcriptional regulator → MQEARPLTPAGRRIVAAAEELFYDRGITAVGVDLIAEHSGVTKRTLYNQFGSKDHLVAVYLAGRDQRWRSLVRAAVDACDSPVEAVTAPFDALRTWSGTSTRGCAFINALAELPDPSHPAHRIAADQKLWLLHLFEELATAAGCSGPAALATRLLVLHEGVLATQPLPLDTLSASTDLARAMVRAAA
- a CDS encoding zinc-binding dehydrogenase, coding for MGMPETMRAVRIAAHGGPEVLEPAEVAVPAPQTGEVLVQVGAVALNNTDLWTREGAYGRPGDPKALSGWRGPIDFPRIQGADVAGRVVAVGADVDEGLVGRRVVVDPAIYDTEGPDANPVGLMGSERDGGYAEYVTAPVAQVHDVTESPLTDDQLATLPTAYGTALGMIERGRLTKGETVLVSGASGGVGIALIQIARARGARVLAISSGSKIDAVREAGAHEVLDRARDVAEQIRAVAPEGFDVALDVVAGDLVGEGLPLLREGGRWVVAGALGGYDVSFDVRRLYLHNAQVIGSAMHTPTHFGLLMDLARRAEIQPVVAARFPLDQAGRAQEELARRGHVGKIVMHP
- a CDS encoding arabinogalactan endo-1,4-beta-galactosidase; translation: MYGTTHTRAKAAGAVAALSGLVFAALPAQAAHAATAPVNTGFESGASGWSTYSAGGQNAASFTETGGHGGSTRLSHWSASAYKVETYQYLSGLTDGTYTLSAWVRSGGGQNSAYIALRNCGSAEQRTDLPPTANGAWVRLVTSVKVSGGSCTISLNSDAHAGEWANFDDITFTPGSTGLSVRGGDLSTLAKNEAYGAKYRNASGTAGDALSILKSSGMNYVRLKVWVNPADGYNDKAHVLAMAKRAKALGMKTLVDFHYSDAWADPGKQNKPAAWAGHNYGQLRTDVYNHTYDVLNALKAQGTTADMVQIGNETNAGMLWPEGSTDNWSQLAGLLTSGANAAKAVSSGTKVALHLAKGGDNAGTRWWFDNAVAYKVPFDVIALSYYGYWHGSLSELQTNLDDAASRYGKPVLVAETAYAHTLADADGLENNVATADQLVTGYPATPAGQAANLRDVMNVVEAVPNGRGLGAVYWEPAWTAVKGSGWDPADPSSGNAWENQAVFDYNGRLLPAAAWFSHR